A region of Tigriopus californicus strain San Diego chromosome 7, Tcal_SD_v2.1, whole genome shotgun sequence DNA encodes the following proteins:
- the LOC131884162 gene encoding MYND-type zinc finger-containing chromatin reader ZMYND8-like isoform X3 — MESFLEQEATKIEAIPPLKRKISPTGAHSDSKRRRSSRNNSAGQDASNDCYCWICHKEGDVICCETCPRVFHLKCIQLENAPTEDWVCPECVLIMTAENMDTRSRAMRLLNVDQLCTLLRHALNRMRSISSIDPFLKPVDLGVFPAYKDYITCPMDLSAIERNIKRKQYGSTEAFLADTKWILHNCIIFNSLSSKLTSIAKTLVKICKHEMQEIENCPDCYMNAHTKKDSWFVAACRIPHLLVWAKLKGFPFWPGKAMRVNAEESVDVRFFGVHDRAWIPLKDVYLYSEEPPVHLKNKKKGNLESCVEEVNMYISNITEKFGSFQHAPPKTPLDPKREEEQIRILYPKCSLPFELGPVRRRTRTYSFSGSERSHSNTPTPSETDYMDDAHSNPPVESQTILEGTKTETEAGQNEANKKEPTDAETPMETTEVDKETKEDAKVKSKDSKDGDETKRSAVSPPCEVSSTTLMSEEEKEKKRKEKLAGLDETESDKDKKTVVKEVAVIAETSETVELEGVLNEDEHENELILDEEEIDDVEETPDDDLEGENESEPSKESSTKEVQEEKQAVSRELEGTEKSSKDDPTPSASPTPASAPEDKKKEAPQSVKEPETKEAPTVSEDVIKSPESMEIDDVEPDAEEILDDDDEAVDPSSLFGSGISISVVGKPVDLPKPALAKPASAKPAPAKTAKQAKPTEQPKVQAPLAVAKEKPVAAQEKPVESPPEVSIGSDISVTIVPKKANSSGPSVDEPPPKKMLRISVKKESELMGTTVVPQPAKDLVNVQSNVGMRSKNVFPRKSTDSNEGDEAKCLGKNPPDPIVTISKVQTIVSKDKESTQTSSMSLLKSSVNNIGQKPTMSSNQPPRIPTSSPILYSVSQTPPNSASVAMSSVGMGMSPMPKTSLAPSSLASILGAPRMNGPSYRNGPGGMPMPHAMQTRPGGPPMPSGMMRMPGPPGPYRGPSPGGPMGMPSLHPRPPTGPLSAPPNIPPTAGPVSEQLHKVATKLVDYMRGSLEDLFRELASKGSHEAHIKSLQLELEKMQWRHQQELAEVKHNADLILLELRQSMESEKQKTLNDIRKQADIDRQKAISETKKKQWCANCGKEAIFYCCWNTSYCDYPCQQAHWPSHMTSCAQNQSNQDDDSPSDNQDQAGGMDPSTAAHFLSRSSGGPPGPSRNAQPMNSRGLQGGPSGMHMNGPMGMNPRFMSQMGLRFPGGVHGGPGGPQPPRGMGQPGVRFPSSYFM, encoded by the exons ATGGAGTcgtttttggaacaagaagccACAAAAATCGAGGCCATCCCACccttgaagaggaaaatcagcCCTACTGGGGCCCACAGTGACAGTAAAAGAAGACGAAGCTCAAGGAACAATTCGGCGGGACAG GACGCCAGTAATGATTGTTATTGTTGGATATGCCACAAGGAAGGTGATGTAATTTGTTGTGAAACATGTCCaagagtgtttcatttgaaatgtatcCAACTGGAAAATGCACCGACCGAGGATTGGGTGTGTCCAGAATGTGTCTTAATAATGACTGCCGAAAACATGGACACCAG GTCTCGGGCAATGAGGTTACTCAACGTTGATCAGTTGTGCACACTTTTGCGACACGCCCTCAACCGCATGCGTTCCATTTCGTCCATTGATCCTTTCCTCAAGCCGGTGGATTTGGGTGTCTTTCCCGCTTACAAAGATTACATCACTTGTCCCATGGATCTCAGTGCCATTGAGCGCAATATCAAGCGGAAACAATACGGTTCAACTGAGGCTTTCCTAGCTGATACCAAATGGATCCTTCACAATTGCATCATCTTCAATTCGCTCTCATCCAAGTTAACGTCCATTGCCAAAACACTCGTGAAAATTTGCAAGCACGAAATGCAAGAGATCGAGAACTGTCCGGACTGTTACATGAACGCCCACACCAAGAAAGACTCTTGGTTCGTGGCAGCGTGTCGCATTCCTCATTTGTTGGTGTGGGCCAAGCTCAAAGGGTTTCCTTTTTGGCCTGGCAAGGCCATGCGTGTGAACGCCGAGGAAAGTGTCGATGTGAGGTTCTTCGGGGTACATGATAGAGCTTGGATTCCGCTCAAAGATGTCTATTTATACTCGGAGGAGCCACCGGttcatttgaagaacaagaagaagggaAACTTGGAGAGTTGCGTTGAAGAAGTGAATATGTATATTAGCAATATCACAGAGAAGTTCGGGTCCTTTCAACACGCTCCACCTAAAACCCCATTGGATCCTAAACGCGAAGAAGAGCAGATCCGAATCTTGTATCCGAAGTGTTCCTTGCCCTTTGAACTGGGACCGGTAAGAAGACGAACTCGGACCTATAGCTTCTCTGGAAGTGAGCGAAGTCATTCTAATACCCCCACGCCCAGCGAAACCGATTACATGGATGACGCCCATTCTAACCCTCCTGTAGAAAGCCAAACCATTCTTGAAGGTACTAAAACCGAGACGGAAGCGGGACAAAACGAAGCCAACAAGAAGGAACCCACTGATGCCGAGACTCCGATGGAAACTACCGAGGTCGACAAGGAGACAAAGGAGGATGCGAAAGTGAAAAGTAAAGACTCAAAAGACGGCGATGAAACCAAGCGGAGTGCTGTCAGCCCCCCTTGTGAGGTGTCCAGTACAACCCTCATGtcagaggaggagaaggaaaagaagaggaaagaaaaactGGCGGGCTTGGATGAGACGGAATCCGATAAAGATAAGAAAACCGTGGTGAAAGAGGTTGCCGTGATTGCAGAGACCTCTGAAACAGTCGAGCTTGAAGGAGTGTTAAATGAAGATGagcatgaaaatgaacttATCTTGGACGAAGAGGAAATCGATGACGTCGAGGAAACTCCGGACGATGACTTGGAGGGTGAAAATGAATCTGAGCCTTCGAAAGAAAGTTCTACAAAAGAAGTACAAGAGGAAAAACAGGCAGTGTCAAGGGAATTGGAAGGCActgaaaaatcttcaaaagatgATCCAACTCCCTCAGCATCTCCTACGCCCGCATCTGCACCTGaagataaaaagaaagaagctcCACAATCTGTGAAGGAACCTGAGACCAAGGAGGCACCAACTGTTTCCGAAGATGTCATCAAATCTCCTGAGAGTATGGAAATAGACGATGTTGAACCTGACGCTGAAGAGATCcttgacgacgatgatgaagcCGTTGATCCATCAAGCCTTTTCGGCTCAGGGATAAGTATTTCAGTGGTCGGCAAACCGGTAGATTTACCCAAACCAGCCCTAGCTAAACCAGCCTCAGCTAAACCAGCCCCAGCGAAAACAGCGAAGCAAGCCAAACCTACGGAACAGCCTAAGGTTCAAGCTCCTCTGGCAGTGGCCAAAGAGAAGCCTGTGGCTGCTCAAGAAAAGCCTGTGGAAAGCCCACCAGAAGTCAGCATTGGCAGTGACATTAGTGTCACCATTGTTCCCAAGAAAGCCAATTCAAGCGGTCCCTCTGTTGATGAGCCACCTCCCAAGAAGATGCTGAGAATTAGTGTGAAGAAAGAAAGTGAACTCATGGGAACCACAGTGGTACCTCAACCAGCGAAGGACCTGGTGAATGTTCAATCTAACGTCGGTATGCGCTCAAAGAATGTGTTCCCTCGCAAAAGTACCGATTCCAATGAGGGTGATGAAGCAAAGTGCTTGGGGAAAAACCCACCCGATCCCATCGTCACCATCAGCAAAGTCCAAACCATCGTTTCGAAAGATAAAGAGTCGACGCAGACGTCATCCATGTCATTGCTCAAATCATCTGTGAACAACATAGGACAGAAGCCTACCATGAGTTCCAATCAGCCTCCAAGAATCCCTACTTCCAGCCCCATTTTATACAGTGTCTCTCAAACGCCCCCCAATTCAGCAAGTGTTGCCATGAGCTCAGTTGGAATGGGGATGTCTCCAATGCCCAAGACCTCGTTAGCGCCGAGCTCACTTGCCAGCATATTGGGCGCTCCGCGGATGAACGGCCCCTCGTATCGTAATGGGCCCGGGGGAATGCCGATGCCTCATGCCATGCAAACTCGACCAGGTGGTCCCCCTATGCCTTCAGGTATGATGCGTATGCCGGGCCCTCCTGGACCTTATCGTGGTCCATCGCCAGGCGGACCAATGGGTATGCCTTCACTTCACCCACGCCCACCTACAGGTCCTTTGAGTGCCCCTCCCAATATTCCACCCACAGCTGGCCCTGTCTCGGAACAGCTACACAAAGTGGCCACGAAGTTGGTGGACTACATGCGAGGAAGTTTGGAGGACCTTTTCCGAGAATTGGCGTCAAAAGGTTCCCACGAGGCTCACATCAAATCTCtccaattggaattggaaaagaTGCAATGGCGACATCAGCAGGAGTTAGCCGAAGTAAAGCACAATGCAGATCTGATCCTCTTGGAACTTCGCCAATCCATGGAGTCAGAAAAACAGAAGACCCTTAATGACATTCGCAAACAGGCGGATATTGATCGACAAAAGGCGATCTCTGAAACCAAGAAGAAACAATGGTGCGCTAATTGTGGAAAAGAAGCCATTTTCTATTGCTGTTGGAACACCTCGTATTGCGATTATCCCTGTCAG CAAGCCCATTGGCCAAGTCACATGACAAGTTGTGCTCAAAACCAATCAAACCAAGATGATGACTCACCGTCCGACAACCAAGATCAAGCAGGTGGGATGGACCCATCCACAGCAGCTCATTTCTTGTCTCGATCCTCTGGTGGACCACCTGGACCCTCCAGAAATGCCCAACCCATGAATTCCCGCGGTCTGCAG GGCGGACCCTCTGGAATGCATATGAATGGGCCCATGGGGATGAACCCCCGATTCATGTCGCAAATGGGCCTACGCTTTCCTGGAGGAGTTCACGGAGGCCCAGGTGGGCCTCAGCCCCCTCGAGGAATGGGTCAGCCTGGTGTTCGGTTTCCCTCAAGCTACTTCATGTAG